Genomic DNA from Equus quagga isolate Etosha38 chromosome 10, UCLA_HA_Equagga_1.0, whole genome shotgun sequence:
GCCAGAGGCAGATTTGCAGTGGGCAGAGGCAGACCTGGAGTGGCCAGAGGATGACTTAGGATAGTCAGACGCAGCTGCAGCATGACCAGGTAGTGGAACATTCCGGACATTCATTGGAATTTCCTCCACAGCAGGACTCGCATGGACACGGTCTTGTTCATGGGCTTGTTCTCGGGCTTGGTCACGGGCATGGGCACGGGCACGGGCCAGGGCATGGGCCTCCCGAGTCTCACGAACATCAGTGATGAGGCCAGAGATGAACTGGATAGGGTGCCGCATAGCATGGAAGGTGGTCCAGTATTCTCTTCGGAAATTCTCATTGAGGAGCCCATAGATCACAGCGTTGAGGCAGCTGTTGAAGTAGGCTGTGAAGTAGGCTGCGAGATAAAGCCAGCTGGGGATCTTGCCTGCCATCTCCTTCGGACTGACAGCCACCAAGACAGTGAGCACGTTGATAGGGCACCAGCACActgcaaagaggaggaagatgacaaACATGGTTAGAAAATTGCGAACCTCAGCAAGCTCATTGTCAGGATTCTGCCCAGCCAGGTGACGGGCTGCCAGCACTTTGGTCCAGATTCTCACGTAGCAGAAACCCACTATGAGCAGAGGAAGGACGAAGTGGATGCAGACGATGGTCACAGCAAAGACAGGGTTGTTCAGATAGTTGAAGATGCAGGTGTAGGTGCGAGGATCATACTCGATGGTGCCAATGTACATGTTGGGCAGGACAGCCAGGATGGTCATGATCCAGGTGACTACCAGGTAAATGCAGGTATTGCGCACACTGAAGACCCGCTCATACTGCAGGCTGTGACAGATGTAGCAGTAACGGTTGATGGCAATTGCCACAATATTGAAGATAGAGCCGACCACACTCAGCCCTGTGATGAATCCAACCATCTGGCACTGGAACTGGCTCAGATCCCAGCCCCCAATGGCCATGGCGTGCAGCATCAGAGGGTAGGGGTAGACGGCCACCAGCATATCGGCCACAGAGAGGCTAACCACAAAGATGTTGCCTGAAAAAGAGAtcggaggagggagagggggaaagacagagaagaataAATGGTTAATTTTGGAAATCTACAAATTTAAGCTGGAGGAAAAAGCCAGCTAGAGTCGTGACAATTTAGAATTCTAGAATTCCTTTAAGGAAATAcagctgtgtttttatttttatttacaagcatgtcccaggtgattctgatgcacagccagGTTTGGGGGACATATTCGTTGTCCACCTTTTTTCCCTTCAAACAACGTCCTCTCTGCTTTGGGAAAGACCGTGAACTTACATCAGAGAGCAGTAAGCACAACAGGCCCTTGAGAGGCGCTTCACACTCACACATGGACCCACGCGGTGCCACCGttttagacaaaaacaaaacGCAAAATTTTTCCCTatagtggggatggggagagaagggagagggagcagaggtgCGCTAGATGAAGCTGTCCTTAGGGAGTAGGttagagggggagggggagggggaggggagagactaGAGGAATGTCAGGAAGCCTCAAACTCCCCACCGCGGAAAAATAAATTAGCCCTCTGCCTTCTCTAACCTAGCATTGCATTTATACGGCAAACAGGTCCACAGAAGCGTCTGAGACAGGGCATTAGAGGCCGTGGTTGTCTTAAGCAGTCTTTCCCAACGGgatctgaaaataatttaagaccTAGCCCGAGAAATACTTACCATTTCCCAGGTAACCTAAGAGTAAAAAGTGAGGGGACGTGGGGCCCAGGGAAGGCGGGACGCAGACCCTGTATAGTTTAGTCTGAAACCAAAGAAATAgtaagcagagggaaaaaaatcaggaaaatgccTGCAAGGATTGGCACAAGTGCCTGCTCATGCCGGTCCACGCGCAGAACCGCACACCGGCACATTCGCCGCCCTGCACAAGGGCTCCGGGACCCGGCGCTGAGCTTTACTGGAGCCTGCGGGCTCAACAGGAAAGTGAAGGGGGACTCTGTCCCCACTCCTGTTTTGTAGGGCAGCGGTAGGAACGTTTTTGTAAAAACCTTTCAAAAAGAAGAAGGTAGAGGCCAAGTGCAGGCGCAGAGCCCTCTTTCTTTGGAAACACCTCGTTGCTAATTTGGCACAATATTACACTTCAACTTGGACTAGGAGAAAACGAgcgctttttaaaattaagggcAAAGGAAtagctccttctgcctccttcccccgGCGCGGCCAAGGCGCGGCCACAGCGCTTTCTACCCAAGAGGTTCTTTCTAGGGCTTTCCCTCAAAGTAATAAATTCGGAGAAGAAAAGCGGGAAGGAGGAAGgtaagtaaagaaaagaaaacgggCTTCACAGAtgcctcctcccccccccccccccccgtacccCCGCCCCCGGGGCTCCAGGGTTCGGCACTTTGGGACTGCACTGCTGGAGCGTAGATGAGGTCGAAGTGCGCGGCCCCACGCCTCCAGGGGATCAGGGAGAAATCAGACACACCCACCAGAGTTTAGTATAAAACTTTTAATGCCTGCGTGCCCGTCAGTGCATTCTGAAACTTGTGTTGTGTTTGTGATTCCTCGACCCAGCAAAGTAATCCCCCAGAGACTGGCCAGCTCCTCTTCCCCGCGCCCTGCCAGCCCGCCCGTCAGGGTCCTATGGGTACCCGACACCCTCAGACGccgcccctctccctcctctgtccctcGGACCAGGCAGCCCGAGACACCCTGGgcgccgccccctccctcccactgcctgAGCGTTGCCTTTGGGCCCCTTCGCTGCTCAGCCTCCCTTCCAGAGTCCTCTCCCGCCCAACCTACAAACTGGGCTCGCCGCTTTGCAGTGCCTGCCGCCCCGGGCCCGGCGCAGGTCGCAGCGCCCTACATCCTCCCGCGcttccccccagccccactcGCAGCCGGCCCCCTCCTCTTGGCATTGGCCGGCAGCGAGGACCCCACCTCAGCCCAGATCCCCGCGGTCTGCAGTCTCTCTGCGGCCCCCACCGCCCCCCGCTGAGTTCCCCTGCAGCCCTTCCGCCGGCCTCACCCGGTTCTGCAGTCTTCTATCCACCCACCCTGAGATGCCAGGCTCTCAAACCTCTCCTCCGGCCCGCCCTGAGACCCCCAGGACCCCGCTTACGGACTTCGGGATCTCCGCTGCCGCCGCCGTCGCTGCCGCCGCCTGCTGCGCCCAGCCCGCCGCTCTCCTCTCTCTGCCGTGCGCCCTGGGACGGGCGGACGGAGCTCGGCTCCGGCGCACTCAGACCGCCCCGCTCCAAACTCAGGCGCGGGGGTCTGCGTTCCGCCGCCCGGGAGCTGCCCGGGAGCCGCCCTCGAGCCCCAGGGGCCGCGGCGAGGCGGGGCTCAGCCCGGCTTGGGCGCGGCCGCTGCGCTGCGCTCAGGTAAGCGCCGCCGCAGCCACCGCGAACTTAACTTTCCCGGAGCGGCTCCAACCCTGCCGCTCCCTCCGCGTCAATTCGGCCCGTGCTGCCTCGGCGCGGCCACCTCTGTGGCGTCCGGCTCCGCGTGCTGTCCCCGGGCGGCTGCCGGACTCTCCGCTCCGGTGCCGGCTCCCTCTGCATCAGGTCCCCGACGGGCCAGGGCTCGGCGGTCTGCCGCACACCGCGGGAACTGGGGCTTTGCACTTGGACGCCCAAAGCTAATTCTCTGAGCTCCCTCAGCCTGGAGAAGCTCTAAGTTTATGGGGCCCCGGCAGAACATCACTGCCCACGTTTGCGGGGACTTGGGAGGCAGGGACGTTCAGTGTGAGGGCACTGTCCACAGGTTCCCTATTCTGGGCATCCAAACTAACACCCTAGGGGTTGCAAGTGGCTGTACGCTGGGTAGGGAGAAGGAAGGGTGGCTTACCGGAATTTCGGAGCTTCTTGTTCTTCGTCACAGCCAAAATGACCATGGAGTTGCCGATCAGGTCTACGACGATGATGATAACCATTGAACAGAACATAAAGGTAATTACAGCCGGTGGGTAGTCTGGCTGTGGCAGCTTACAGCCAATACAGCCATATGGGGTGGGAACAGCCAGGGTAGGACTCATGTTGCTGCCGGATCTCCCAGCCAGGTCCCCCAGCCAGGTCCGGACAGCGAACACCTGCTCTGAGCTTCCGGGACAGCTGCCTCCCTTCCGAGAATCAGAGAGCAAATGACAGCATCCCGCCCCTCTCCGATGAGCTTTTAAAGCCTCAAGAGGCCTCTAGCCCCACCCCAAGTCCCTCCCCCTGACCAATCAGGGCTCCCTGACCACCCCCGCTTTGATCACCAACTCTTCTGGACAAATCCACTTCGAGGTGTAGTCTTGCTTCTGACTGCCTTGTATGTACTTCCCCTGTAGCCGCCTCCACCACTATCCCCCAGGTACCTTGCCTCGTGACAAGCTCTGGAGTCCACTTCTACACCCCCACAACCAGCCACTGTGCATCCATTTCTAGCAagttcttttctctgcctcctggaaCGCAAACACCTGGGAAAAAGATGTAGAATGCAGAGCAGGGGTAGGGGGTCCCTCTTGGGGTCCAGTGCCAACCCAAGTCAGTCTGAAACCCCCAATAGAGTGTAAGGGGCGGCCAGTGGCCCCCCGAACCATACATATGCGCCCCTGCAGTCCCCTTTAGAGGTTCATCCCACTCCTGGCCCTTTCAGAGGCTATTTGACTATTCAGAGCCTTCTGCAGCCCACGGGGAGCAGGGGCGAGCCGCCGGGGGCTTCCATCCCAAAGCTGGGTTCCCCTGTCTCTAAGGAACTTATCCCCGCTCCGGTGCCTGTCAGGAGCCGGTTGGCTCCCTTAGCCGCAGCGGCGAGTGGCCCTTCAGTCCAGTCGGGACTTGTGCTCTCCATAAGGAGATGTCCCCTGCGTCCGGCTCTGGGAGCGGGGAGCGAGTCTGCATTCTGGGAGCGAGGGGAGGTAGCTGATGGCCCGTCGTCCCCAACTTTGGGGCCGAGATAGCGAGAGCTTATCCCCTTCCCTGCTGCCGGGTACCCTGGCTGCGGGAACTCGAGGGCTGCTTAGGGAAAAAGTAAGACCGGCAAGAAAGCCTTTCTCTTGGGCCGCCGCGCTTCAAAGAAACCGGGGCGAGTGGCTCCAGCTCTTGCCCCTTCTTGAGGTGCTCCGCACGCTCTGCAGAGTGGAGTGGGGCGCTCAGGCAGGCTCAGAGAGCTGCGCCGCAGCAGCGGGATGGGcttggaggtgctgggaggcGCAGCCAAGAAACCGCCCGCAGACCAGCGCCCCGGGCACCAGGCACAACTCATCTCGGTCCTTCTCCCTTGCCATCCTCTACCGGGGGTCTCATTTCGACCTCGTGCGGGTTGGGCCGCCCCTAGCCCCGCGGGTGCCCCTCCCCAGGCGTCAAGGTTCCCTGTCGTGCGCCCAGGCTCTCGCAGCGCGCGGGCCAAGGGAAATCCGAATGGTTCAGGCTAAACTAAAGGGGCGCGATTCTGATACTCACTCCCTCAAGACCTTTGGTCACGGGAGTGGATTTTTGCCTGCTACTAAAAGTTATGGCTCTTGTTAAGAAACCTCgcagaaaatttcagaaaacacCTTGAAACTTGTCCCAGACTAACCTTCTTGCTGCGGTGGGGGAGAGGGGGTTGCACTATTCGGGAGCGCCACCGTCTGGACACAACGGCCCTCCTGACCCGCGCGGAGAGGGGTGGGCACagcgggtgggggctgggggcgggttCCACGAGGGACTTCAACATTCAGGGACCTTTAACGGAAAGGCAGACACGGCTGAAAATCAAGATTGCTCGCACTTTCTGAAAAGCACAAAGTAGGAATGCGTCCCCTTGTTTGAAGGTGACCCCCACCCGCCTCCTGCGCGCTCGCTGCTGAGAAGGGAGTTCCCACCGGTAACAATCTCCCGCCTGAAGCCTTTTCACGTTCATTATCTCACTGCTCCTCGCTGGCTGGAAACCCGGGCCGCGCGCTCTCAGGTCTGGACTTCGCCAGGATTTATCCATAAACCCAGACCAGGAACCGGCCATCCTCCCGAGGCAACGGTGAGCCCCGAAGAGAGGCCAGCAGCCAAAAGCCCGTCCACGCTGTGGAGCAGTTCGTCCACATCAGGCTGCTCACGCTGGTTCCCCGAGGGTTTGGATCCTTTTACTTGTGGCAAGAAGCggtttttaattcaaataaacaaaaatttcaagaaaaaaaactgaacaagCATCCTAGTGACTTAAGACACTGGAGCCTTCCGtgcctgccccccgccccccaataATCCTGAGAACTGGCAAACTGTTATTTCAGGCATTGCTATACTCCAGCGCACTGTACTGCTGAGCTGAGGTGGCCCCAGAGCTGGTGGATTCTCTGTGGATGTGACCTGGCCTTCCCTGCGACTaaggaggggcaggagagagggtgaGCTGAtcccctggcccctgcccctggcGGGACACTGCTTGACCCCTTAGTGGGACCTGGATTTTTCAATACTATGCAAGTGGGAGAGGCAACTATTTTAATAATCTAGGCGGGAGGGGGGATTCTGCATctgattaaattaattttcttacttttatgaACTATCTTAATAAAGATTCCAAACAAAGTCCCAGTCCTAAGGAgaataaatggatattgaatctGTTATCTGGATACATATGAGGGAGAAAACCAGTCGGGATTTGCAAGGTCAGGATAAGACTCATGCACTAGGTTGATTACTTTGGAATAGTTGAGAGGCGAGCACTTCATTGGGTAGAGTGCAGTGCATAGGGTTTATGTAAGCttccaaagaatttttaattacCTTTCTAAAAGGCCTACTAGGAAGCCCTAATAACTGAGGGTGGAGAGAAACACTTTATCTGGGATTTTAAAGTTGTCAAGGTATGGAGTCAAACTAGGGGAGACCTAGGACATTCCTGGGGATCCCAGGAGACCCCTGGAAACCTACATGCAGATTGGGAAGGACAATAGAGCAATGGGCAGTGGCCCGGGAATTGTATAGAGGGTTTGCGGTCCTAGAACCCAGCCAGGTCCCCATGTGGTCCTGTCCCCTAGGTCACTTACGAGGGGAGAGAGACTACCCAGTCTCCCAAAGGGCTCCCAGCAGTGAGAGCTTGGGGCATCCCAGGCAGAAGTGGTGCCA
This window encodes:
- the GPR50 gene encoding melatonin-related receptor gives rise to the protein MSPTLAVPTPYGCIGCKLPQPDYPPAVITFMFCSMVIIIVVDLIGNSMVILAVTKNKKLRNSGNIFVVSLSVADMLVAVYPYPLMLHAMAIGGWDLSQFQCQMVGFITGLSVVGSIFNIVAIAINRYCYICHSLQYERVFSVRNTCIYLVVTWIMTILAVLPNMYIGTIEYDPRTYTCIFNYLNNPVFAVTIVCIHFVLPLLIVGFCYVRIWTKVLAARHLAGQNPDNELAEVRNFLTMFVIFLLFAVCWCPINVLTVLVAVSPKEMAGKIPSWLYLAAYFTAYFNSCLNAVIYGLLNENFRREYWTTFHAMRHPIQFISGLITDVRETREAHALARARAHARDQAREQAHEQDRVHASPAVEEIPMNVRNVPLPGHAAAASDYPKSSSGHSRSASAHCKSASGHHKSVFSHSKPASGHPKPASGHSKSATVNPKSASVYFKADSVHFKPASVHFKADSAHFQPVSNHPKPVTGHHIPAGSHSKTASSPATSCSKPATGHTKLATSQPEPTTADYPEPAATSHSEPAITSHSEPAAAGHPELSASCHPETTAAGHLECDITDLPESASSSAPGSPEPAASPLELAAATDLLDPTVVTTATNGYRGAGVIDAEADSDEMAL